The proteins below are encoded in one region of Belonocnema kinseyi isolate 2016_QV_RU_SX_M_011 chromosome 3, B_treatae_v1, whole genome shotgun sequence:
- the LOC117169612 gene encoding WD repeat-containing protein 18, with protein sequence MRGSKEVIISSDSTGESYNAAVWDPSTASLLSTYRNASAIGFRTLQLLGDSYLLAADATKPRLHIWPLNSQNTVPSLRLSTPGKVSALASTPNGSYLAAGINEKIYVWQLCTGRLLVTLSEHFQTVTCLTFNRDGSSFASGGEDGLIFVWSLSEVVNGKNNPLYSFTVHSRSIKDLYFGHFGLRGRLCSASADCTAKIFDANVGKVLLTIPCDVPLMSVAMDITERRLFIGGANGKIMQVNLHDSPRGVPCYGGSSKEGERTSLLGHEGSVITLSVSTDCKTLLSGGIDGLVNVWDISGREIINTLKHKRPIVSAFFAKSFENFRKSTLKPSLVVKPLQRTSDGSGKDDFLEVTHNNQNIANILNSDSYMERNSGTCFLVTDNSGKLAEAYAEIDKLKNINSAMYQYSVKHLFSSVDVV encoded by the coding sequence ATGAGGGGCTCCAAAGAAGTCATCATTTCAAGTGACAGCACTGGAGAGAGTTACAACGCAGCCGTGTGGGACCCATCAACGGCTTCCCTTCTCTCAACATACAGAAATGCATCTGCCATTGGATTTCGCACACTTCAACTTCTCGGTGACAGTTATTTATTAGCAGCAGATGCCACTAAGCCTCGACTCCATATATGGCCTTTGAATAGCCAAAATACAGTTCCCAGTCTTCGACTCTCAACCCCTGGAAAAGTCTCAGCTTTAGCTTCGACTCCTAATGGATCCTACCTTGCAGCAggcataaatgaaaaaatttatgtttggcAACTTTGCACAGGTCGATTACTTGTAACACTATCAGAACATTTTCAGACAGTCACTTGCCTGACCTTCAATCGAGATGGATCATCGTTTGCTAGTGGCGGAGAAGATGGCCTCATTTTTGTATGGTCACTTTCTGAAGTGGTAAACGGTAAAAACAATCCTCTCTATTCATTTACTGTTCACTCCAGATCTATAAAAGATCTGTATTTTGGTCATTTTGGCTTGAGGGGAAGATTATGCTCTGCATCTGCTGATTGCACAGCTAAGATATTTGATGCTAATGTTGGCAAAGTTCTCTTGACCATTCCATGCGACGTGCCTCTTATGTCAGTGGCCATGGACATAACTGAGAGGAGATTGTTCATCGGTGGTGCGAATGGCAAAATAATGCAAGTTAATCTTCATGATTCACCTCGAGGAGTTCCATGCTATGGTGGTTCAAGTAAAGAGGGTGAACGTACCTCCCTTTTGGGTCATGAAGGAAGCGTAATCACTCTATCAGTTTCCACAGATTGCAAAACACTATTATCTGGTGGCATAGATGGCTTGGTAAATGTTTGGGATATTTCGGGTCGTGAGATTATCAACACGTTGAAGCATAAACGTCCGATTGTATCggctttttttgcaaaatcttttgaaaattttcgtaaaagCACTTTGAAACCCAGTTTGGTTGTGAAACCTTTACAACGAACGTCTGATGGAAGTGGAAAggatgatttcttggaagtgacACACAACAATCAAAATATTGCCAATATATTAAATTCGGATTCCTATATGGAGAGAAATTCTGGTACCTGCTTCTTAGTTACTGATAATTCTGGCAAATTGGCTGAAGCTTATGCAGAAATCGATAAACTGAAGAATATAAATTCGGCTATGTATCAGTATTcagtcaaacatttattttcaagtgTGGATGTAGTGTGA